The DNA segment TGATTATGCGCCTAGATGTGCAGCAATGGCCGCAGCCATCGCTGTAACCAGTTCACGATCCGATATTTCGGTGTGGTAATGACAGAGTTCAGGGTGCTTTTCGATAAATGAGGTATCGAAGTGTGCTTTACGGAAAGCGGGGTGTTTGAGCACCTCAAGATGAAACGGGATGGTGGTCTTGACCCCATAAACCCCCATATCCTTTAATGCGCGTGCACCGCGATTTAACAATCCCTCCCAGTCCATTGCCCAGACGGTAATCTTGGCACACATGGAGTCGTAGTGGGGTGGGATTTTATAACCGGTATAAATCGCTGCATCGGTGCGTACACCGGGACCACCGGGGGCATAATAACGACTGATACGACCAAAGCTAGGCAGGAAATCATTCTTCGGGTCTTCGGCATTAATGCGGAATTCCATCGCATAGCCACGTTGCTGTACATCCTTTTGCTGGATCGTCAGGGGATGCCCCTCGGCGATACGAATCTGTTGCTGGACAATATCAATACCCGTGATCTGTTCAGTAATGGTATGTTCAACCTGTAGCCGGGTATTCATCTCCATGAAATAGAATTCGTCATTCTCATCCATCAGAAATTCAACCGTACCCGCATTGACATAATTTGCGGCACGCGCAGCGCGTATCGCATAATCACCTAGTAACTGCCGTTGTTCTTCATTAATCTGGGGCGAGGGGGCAATCTCAATGAGTTTTTGATGACGGCGTTGAATGGAACAATCCCGTTCAAATAAATGGATGACATTACCATGGTTATCCGCCAGGATTTGCACCTCGATATGACGCGGGTTATCTACGCATTTTTCCAGGAAGATATCAGCACAACCAAAGGCCTTGGTCGCCTCGGACAGTACACGGTCGTAGTTGCGACAGAGTTCTTCATCCGAGTTGCAGCGACGAATACCGCGTCCACCACCGCCCGAGGTCGCCTTCAGCATAACTGGATAGCCGATCTCACCCGCCAGCTGGCGCGCCTCATCAAGATCCTTCAGGTTGCCCTCACTGCCGGGGGTGATCGGGACACCTGCCTTCCTCATGGCATCACGCGCCATGGTCTTGTTACCCATGTTCAGGATGACCTTTGCATTCGGGCCGACAAAACAGATACCACGACGCACACAAGTTTCGGCAAGTAGAGGGTTTTCAGATAGAAAGCCATAACCAGGGTGCAAGGCATCACACCCGGTTGCCACCGCAAGATTGACAATACGATGGGCATTGAGATAACCCGCAACCGAGTCAGGGCCGATATTATAGGCCTCATCCGCCTTTTTAACATGCAGGGAATGACGATCCGCATCGGTATAGATCGCCACCGAGGTAATGCCCATCTCGGCACAGGCCCGCACAATACGGACAGCGATCTCACCGCGATTGGCAATTAATAGTTTCTTTATCACAACGCTCACACCCTTAGAGCAAGTATTGTTGCTAATAATACTGATTTTTGGGGTGTTGTCGAATAGATTAGCAAAACAGGGTATCAATAGAGAGAAAATATGCCATCAATATCAGCGTTCTATGGAATTATAATCTACATGTATTTCATGGATAATAAACAACATAATCTTCCACATATTATGGCAGCAAAAGTGGTAAAAATAGGGCGATAGAGCCTGTGCCAAATAATTTGCAGTTATTTAATTTTTATGATTATAATGAAAGCTACCTTTTTGGTAGGTTATTTGCTTGGTAATCGGGGCAGAAGAAAGGATTAAGGGAAATAGGTTGTTATCAAAAGTGGATGGCTCTGTAGGGTCGTCTGTAATATTAATGGAAACAGGGATAAAACATGAAAATCAAAAGCTTTAATAACTGGAATATTTCCACAAAACTATATGCTGGTTTTGGTTTTATTATTACAGGTCTGGTTGTGCTGGGTATATTTGGCCTCCATCAAGCATCCGCAATTAATCAGCGGGTTAATAACCTTTATACGCAGGAACTGATCCCTCTGGAAACGATTGATGATATGAAAGCTTCTCTTTATCGTATTCGTGATCGAATGGGGCGCATATTAACCGAACCTGAACGTTACACGGCTCATGAAAAACAATTTAAAGAACAATTATCACGGCTTGAACGTAACGAGAAAAAGTATAAAGACTCTCGGTTAGGAGAAACAGAAACCCGTTTAATGGACGCTTACTCTTCCAACTGGAGCCGATATTTAGAAATAATACACAATCAATTTTTACCTTTAATACTTGATGGCAAACAGGAGTTAGCAGAAAACATACTCTATGGAACAGCTCAAGAAGCATTTCGATCTGCCCGCAAAGCCGTTAATGAATTAGCCGATTATCAAATCAAACGAGCTGAGCGTCGCCATACCAATGCTGAAATGGCTTTTGAAGAAATGCAGGTCTTAACCATCAGTGTTATTATTGCGATTTTATTATTTGCTAGCTTTATCTCCTGGTATATCGTGCGCAGCATCGTGCAGCCGGTTTCTTTAATGCGTGATGTACTTGAGTTAATGGATCAGGGCGACTTAACTCATCAGGTGGACTATCATTCAGATGATGAAATTGGTGAAATGGTTGTCACCTTAAATAAAAGCATTGTTACTCAGCAAAAAATTATTGCTACAGTTTCCAATACTGTTGATGAGTTATCTTCTGCGGGTGAGGAAATGTCGGTGATTACAGGTCAAACCAGTCAAACTATTCATGAGCAACGGGGTGAAACCGAACAAGTTGCTACTGCTATGACTGAGATGACAGCAACTGTACAGGAAGTGGCTACCAATATTACTCACGCAGCAACGGCTGCCAATGATGCTAGTGATCAAACTAAAGCAGGTAGTGTAGTGGTGCAACAAGCCATTGCACAAATTAATACACTGGCTCAGCAATTGGAATTATCGGCTGAAGCCATACAAGAAGTAGAGAAGAACAGTGAGGCTATAAGTACAGTGTTGGATGTTATTAAAGGCATTGCCGAGCAAACGAATTTGCTGGCACTAAATGCAGCCATAGAAGCTGCGCGAGCAGGTGAGCAAGGAAGAGGCTTTGCTGTGGTAGCTGATGAGGTTCGTACACTGGCTGGACGTACACAACAAGCAACCGAAGAAATTAATAAGATGATTGATCAACTTCAAGCTGGAGCTAAAAAAGCTGTTGAGGTCATGGAGCAAAGTAGGGCGCAATCTCAATCTGCAGTTGATTTTGCTTCTCAGTCTGGAGATGCACTACAAACCATTTCAACTTCGGTTGAGAGGATTAATGAAATGAGCGCACAAATTGCCAGCGCAGCTGAAGAACAAAGTAGTGTGTCAGAGGAGATCAACTGTAACATTGTCAGGATAAGTGACATGTCAAATAAAACAGCCGAAGGCGCCGAAGAAACTGCAACTGCTAGCCAGGATTTGGCTAGGATGGCTGCTTCCTTACAAGGCTTGGTTGCTAATTTTAAGGTGTGAATAATGGTGTTCTCCCTGAGATCTAACTAGTCATCTGAAGGATGTTATTGAAAAAAGAAAAAATGCAGCGTTGTAAGTTGATTAAGTTATTGATCGCTTTTTTTCTGTTGTTACCTAACTTATTAAGTGCTGAACCTATACAACCTGATCGACCTGGTTTTAGCACAGGTACCTATACTGTAGAACCGGGGTTTAGTCATATAGAGATGGGTATTCAATCTGATTATAGTAATCAGATTGGTGACCCAGACAGTTACACCGCTCCACTCATTAATTATCGTTTAGGATTAACGCCTAATATGGAATTTAACCTACTCTGGGATGGTTGGGGCTTGGTGGATGGTGGTCGTCAGAACAATACAATGAATGATGTTTTTGTGGGGATAAAACATCGACTCGTGGTAAGTGATTCATACAATATCTCAGTATTAGGTTTTATTTCTCTACCTACGGGCAATACTGCCGATGCCGGACACTCAACACCATTTATTGCCTTGTTATGGGATTATGTAATAACCGATCAAATATTAGTTTTTGGTACAATGCAATTTATATCCTTTGTTGAAGATAAACAGCGTAGCAAGCAATAACTTTCAG comes from the Gammaproteobacteria bacterium genome and includes:
- a CDS encoding acetyl-CoA carboxylase biotin carboxylase subunit — its product is MIKKLLIANRGEIAVRIVRACAEMGITSVAIYTDADRHSLHVKKADEAYNIGPDSVAGYLNAHRIVNLAVATGCDALHPGYGFLSENPLLAETCVRRGICFVGPNAKVILNMGNKTMARDAMRKAGVPITPGSEGNLKDLDEARQLAGEIGYPVMLKATSGGGGRGIRRCNSDEELCRNYDRVLSEATKAFGCADIFLEKCVDNPRHIEVQILADNHGNVIHLFERDCSIQRRHQKLIEIAPSPQINEEQRQLLGDYAIRAARAANYVNAGTVEFLMDENDEFYFMEMNTRLQVEHTITEQITGIDIVQQQIRIAEGHPLTIQQKDVQQRGYAMEFRINAEDPKNDFLPSFGRISRYYAPGGPGVRTDAAIYTGYKIPPHYDSMCAKITVWAMDWEGLLNRGARALKDMGVYGVKTTIPFHLEVLKHPAFRKAHFDTSFIEKHPELCHYHTEISDRELVTAMAAAIAAHLGA
- a CDS encoding DUF4160 domain-containing protein yields the protein MPSISAFYGIIIYMYFMDNKQHNLPHIMAAKVVKIGR
- a CDS encoding methyl-accepting chemotaxis protein — protein: MKIKSFNNWNISTKLYAGFGFIITGLVVLGIFGLHQASAINQRVNNLYTQELIPLETIDDMKASLYRIRDRMGRILTEPERYTAHEKQFKEQLSRLERNEKKYKDSRLGETETRLMDAYSSNWSRYLEIIHNQFLPLILDGKQELAENILYGTAQEAFRSARKAVNELADYQIKRAERRHTNAEMAFEEMQVLTISVIIAILLFASFISWYIVRSIVQPVSLMRDVLELMDQGDLTHQVDYHSDDEIGEMVVTLNKSIVTQQKIIATVSNTVDELSSAGEEMSVITGQTSQTIHEQRGETEQVATAMTEMTATVQEVATNITHAATAANDASDQTKAGSVVVQQAIAQINTLAQQLELSAEAIQEVEKNSEAISTVLDVIKGIAEQTNLLALNAAIEAARAGEQGRGFAVVADEVRTLAGRTQQATEEINKMIDQLQAGAKKAVEVMEQSRAQSQSAVDFASQSGDALQTISTSVERINEMSAQIASAAEEQSSVSEEINCNIVRISDMSNKTAEGAEETATASQDLARMAASLQGLVANFKV